The Saccharomycodes ludwigii strain NBRC 1722 chromosome II, whole genome shotgun sequence genome window below encodes:
- the LIP5 gene encoding lipoate synthase (similar to Saccharomyces cerevisiae YOR196C | LIP5 | LIPoic acid) yields the protein MLSASRSLKLSTNIPFAHPTFLLLPTTVSKITAKNVSYYSSIPSSSVEKKITSTNEHLSTNKIITKRKRSTVLKDKLVQGPKFEDFLTGNAMNFKLDPIAEAIRDTEKIKKLPSWLKVPIPKGTNFHKLKKDVKELKLSTVCEEAKCPNIGECWGGRDKSKATATIMLLGDTCTRGCRFCSVKTNRTPAKPDPMEPENTAEAISRWGLGYVVLTTVDRDDLIDGGAKHLAETVIKIKQKAPQILVETLSGDFRGDLTLVDIMAQSGLDVYAHNLETVEDLTPYVRDRRATYKQSLSVLKRAKETVPTLITKTSLMLGLGETKEQVLQTLKDLREVNCDVVTFGQYMRPTKRHMKVVEYVKPEIFEYWKNKALELGFLYCASGPLVRSSYKAGESFIENVLKKRKVQAEGPNNLK from the coding sequence ATGCTATCCGCTTCCAGGTCTTTAAAGTTATCAACTAATATACCATTTGCTCATCCAACTTTCTTGTTGTTACCAACAACAGTTAGCAAAATAACCGCTAAAAATGTTTCCTATTATTCTAGCATTCCATCCTCTTCTgtggaaaagaaaatcacCTCAACCAATGAACATCTGTCAACCAACAAAATCATTACTAAACGAAAACGTTCCACTGTTCTAAAAGATAAATTGGTTCAAGGCCCAAAATTCGAAGACTTTTTAACTGGTAACGCAATGAATTTCAAATTAGATCCAATAGCCGAGGCAATCCGGGATACAGAAAAAATCAAGAAATTACCATCATGGCTAAAAGTTCCCATTCCAAAGGGCACCAATTTTcataaattaaagaaagatGTCAaggaattaaaattaagtACTGTATGTGAGGAAGCTAAATGTCCCAACATTGGTGAGTGTTGGGGGGGTAGAGATAAAAGCAAAGCAACTGCAACCATCATGTTATTAGGTGACACTTGTACCAGGGGCTGTAGATTTTGTTCAGTGAAAACTAACCGTACTCCTGCTAAACCCGATCCAATGGAACCAGAAAACACAGCAGAAGCCATCAGTAGGTGGGGCTTGGGTTATGTTGTTTTAACTACAGTAGATAGAGATGATTTAATTGACGGTGGTGCTAAACATTTAGCGGAAACTGTGATCAAAATAAAGCAAAAGGCTCCTCAAATATTGGTAGAAACTTTAAGTGGAGATTTTAGAGGAGATTTAACTTTGGTTGATATCATGGCTCAAAGCGGATTGGATGTTTATGCTCATAACTTGGAGACTGTTGAAGATTTGACTCCTTACGTTAGGGATAGAAGGGCTACCTATAAGCAATCCTTAAGTGTATTGAAAAGAGCTAAAGAAACTGTTCCAACTCTAATTACAAAAACTTCCTTGATGTTGGGGTTAGGCGAAACCAAAGAACAAGTTTTACAGACTTTAAAGGATTTAAGAGAGGTTAATTGCGATGTGGTAACTTTTGGTCAATACATGAGACCCACCAAAAGGCATATGAAAGTTGTGGAATATGTCAAACCAGaaatatttgaatattggaaaaataagGCTTTAGAATTGGGATTTCTATATTGTGCTTCTGGTCCATTAGTTAGATCTTCTTATAAAGCTGGGGAATCATTTATCGaaaatgttttgaaaaaaagaaaagttcaGGCGGAGGGACCTAACAATCTAAAATGA
- the HOS3 gene encoding histone deacetylase (similar to Saccharomyces cerevisiae YPL116W | HOS3 | Hda One Similar) yields MSYVDPLYKFKKQFQEFVDNNPNVIASSSQIPDSAKAVIVLSPGSIYHQFKRDWVSKSYKKTIVERPERLLACCLGIGAAVTMYPALFTLKSVPSLYSSSNSGGINNIHRIEKKLNSSHVLKVHGNEWPNKLIKLCKESDKKLANGEVEVPDTWNSGDIYLSSSTLEAIYSSITALETGVDSILNSNNANECPNRCFVAVRPPGHHCHFEMPEGFCLLNNVQVAIQYASDKYGITHAVILDYDLHHGDGTQDICFKRALEKNNNNNKGRGKYTGNKGNQNNKKDDDAATAATDDGDDDSRDCNNYVLKKYGVKVGYFSMQDINSFPTEVGFSTAESIAKASTCIMDSQNLNIWNIHLDSWNNNEQEFDKLYNNKYRMLFAKADEFFTRAKFECGLNNGPAFKGLVIISSGFDASEYESPSMQRHQVNVPTKFYNMFMKDALKLAQIHTNGKLLSVLEGGYSDGAIISGTFSHLIGLQNQNWIMEWGSKQVIKEISRGCKLTWKPYKTRRNNDVIRVWAEEVIKLGRSMIPEFKPELFDKELEKKLGINKHNIILRSSKTRNSGVDINTNTNKINIVKSEKPTILNQYFPDDEQDYVDEEDKDYVYNEELNKTFNKTVEDITIDDISRHLETLDIIDTTFGTGNGSHKMRAKKTKNIPSSFLYGSGKVDNIKYGDEQQQDISMISQYNDPPSARTRNQLSQKKQQRGQNDSGTNTNCSRYHSTRSGRTQW; encoded by the coding sequence atgtcATATGTAGATCCACTCTATAAATTCAAGAAGCAGTTTCAGGAATTTGTCGATAATAATCCAAACGTTATCGCATCATCATCACAAATTCCGGACTCTGCCAAAGCTGTTATAGTTTTAAGTCCAGGATCAATATATCATCAATTTAAAAGAGATTGGGTATCTAAATCctacaaaaaaactattGTTGAAAGACCTGAAAGATTATTAGCATGTTGTTTAGGTATAGGTGCTGCTGTTACAATGTATCCTGCTTTATTCACATTAAAATCCGTTCCCTCTTTATATTCCAGTAGTAATTCTGGtggtattaataatattcataggatcgaaaaaaaattgaatagtTCTCATGTTTTGAAAGTGCATGGTAACGAGTGGCCCAAtaaattgataaaattatgTAAAGAAAgtgataaaaaattggcTAATGGTGAAGTTGAAGTCCCTGATACCTGGAATAGTGgtgatatttatttatcttcCTCAACATTGGAAGCTATTTATAGTAGTATAACTGCCCTAGAAACAGGGGTTGATTCAATActcaatagtaataatgcCAATGAATGTCCTAATAGATGCTTTGTAGCAGTTAGACCACCTGGGCATCATTGTCATTTTGAAATGCCCGAAggattttgtttattaaataatgttCAAGTAGCTATACAATATGCAAGTGATAAATATGGTATCACACATGCTGTTATATTGGATTATGATCTACATCACGGCGATGGAACACAAGatatatgttttaaaagagccttagaaaaaaataataataataataaagggAGAGGTAAATATACCGGCAATAAAGGGAACCagaataacaaaaaagatgatgatgctGCTACTGCTGCTACTGatgatggtgatgatgatagCCGTGATTGTAATAattatgttttaaaaaaatatggtgTTAAAGTtggatatttttcaatgcaAGATATTAATTCGTTCCCCACTGAAGTTGGTTTCAGCACCGCGGAAAGTATAGCCAAGGCTTCGACATGCATTATGGATTCTCagaatttaaatatatggaATATTCATCTAGATAGCtggaataataatgaaCAAGAGTTTGATAAActttataacaataaatatcGTATGTTATTTGCTAAAGCCGATGAATTTTTTACAAGGGCAAAATTTGAATGTGGATTAAATAACGGTCCTGCATTTAAAGGGTTGGTTATTATAAGTAGCGGATTCGATGCTAGTGAATATGAATCACCATCAATGCAGCGACATCAAGTTAATGTTCCTaccaaattttataatatgtTTATGAAGGATGCGTTAAAATTAGCGCAAATTCATACCAATGGTAAATTGTTGAGTGTACTAGAAGGTGGTTATAGTGATGGAGCCATTATTTCCGGTACTTTTTCCCATTTAATTGGATtacaaaatcaaaattgGATCATGGAATGGGGGTCAAAACAGgttattaaagaaattagTAGAGGTTGTAAACTAACTTGGAAACCGTATAAAACTAGAAGAAACAACGATGTTATTAGGGTTTGGGCTGAAGAAGTCATTAAGTTGGGCAGAAGCATGATACCTGAATTCAAACCAGAACTATTCGATAAGGAATTAGAGAAAAAATTGGGTATCAACAAacataatattattttaagaTCTAGTAAAACAAGAAACAGTGGCGTTGATATTAATACGAACACTAATAAGATTAATATCGTCAAGTCTGAAAAACCTACCATATTAAACCAGTACTTCCCAGATGATGAGCAAGATTATGtagatgaagaagataaGGATTATGTGTATAATGaagaattgaataaaacttttaataagACAGTTGAAGACATCACGATCGATGATATATCAAGACATTTAGAAACATTAGATATAATAGATACTACATTTGGTACCGGCAATGGTTCTCATAAAATGCGTGCTAAAAAGACCAAAAATATACCCTCCAGCTTCCTATATGGTAGTGGGAAAGTGGATAACATAAAGTATGGTGACGAACAGCAACAAGACATTTCTATGATATCCCAATATAATGATCCACCATCTGCAAGGACAAGAAATCAATTATCACAAAAAAAGCAGCAGCGTGGTCAAAATGATAGTGGTACAAATACAAACTGTAGTCGTTACCATAGTACTCGAAGTGGTAGGACCCAATGGTAG
- the MCP1 gene encoding Mcp1p (similar to Saccharomyces cerevisiae YOR228C | MCP1 | Mdm10 Complementing Protein), protein MPASIKEHPMSLKEVEPVPITSAPLKMDSIGKATTTNRYTSKSENSNNKGNIYFKKKITPILFKSLNYLHKYSVIPFSFYASLHLTNVIATPIISRSALLLTSYSSSNPVLDNHIQVLDDVLMMVRECTSFITAEPSILYITLGVHVISGIILRFWRRYRRSKFIIKNPNEQARARKKWRKLSFGVLTGYLSVPFLTYHIYLMKFSKKLSNNGNIDFGIIHNYLHNNNRITFGGKVLIYGSFIGIIGCGLYHIVHGWSRYFCHNKFQPQVFKSTAFYTTWSLILSGILSLFLI, encoded by the coding sequence ATGCCAGCATCTATTAAGGAACACCCCATGTCTTTAAAAGAGGTAGAACCCGTTCCTATCACTTCAGCACCTTTAAAAATGGACTCTATCGGTAAAGCTACCACAACTAACAGGTACACATCTAAAAGTGAAAATTCTAACAACAAAGGtaacatttattttaaaaagaaaatcacCCCAATCTTATTCAAAAGTTTAAATTATCTTCATAAATATTCAGTTAtacctttttccttttatgCATCATTGCATTTAACTAACGTTATCGCCACACCAATAATATCCAGATCTGCACTATTACTAACCTCTTATTCATCCTCCAACCCAGTTTTGGACAACCATATTCAGGTTTTAGATGATGTTTTGATGATGGTGCGTGAATGTACTTCGTTTATAACTGCTGAACCAAGCATTTTATACATCACTCTAGGCGTCCATGTAATAAGTGGTATAATACTAAGATTTTGGAGAAGATACAGAAGatctaaatttattataaaaaatccAAATGAACAGGCTAGAGCACGTAAAAAGTGGAGGAAATTAAGTTTCGGCGTGTTGACTGGTTATTTATCCGTCCCATTTTTAACTTATCACatttatttaatgaaaTTCTCCAAGAAATTAAGCAATAATGGCAATATCGATTTTGGTATTATCCATAACTACTtgcataataataatcgcATCACTTTTGGGGGTAAAGTGTTGATTTACGGGTCTTTTATCGGAATAATTGGTTGCGGATTGTATCATATTGTCCATGGATGGTCTAGATATTTTTGTCATAATAAATTCCAGCCACAAGTTTTCAAATCAACGGCCTTTTATACCACTTGGTCTTTGATTTTAAGTGGTATattaagtttatttttaatttaa
- the HER1 gene encoding Her1p (similar to Saccharomyces cerevisiae YOR227W | HER1 | Hmg2p ER Remodeling (paralog of YPL137C | GIP3)) encodes MSTSYLDFDVDVDWLYKGSKKNKNKPQTALAVSQKDGTASKSTVITDGTDLPSVNSTRNNSRKNSNDSLPSNTQLKSSKSHEILNTEGINLNKLSRTLSNSSANARGTFSANTTKRNRSKSFSLGVAKREQQKQYAPVSAATSLISNVKLKKTASTNAKQTTQPVTKKSFFSSLFGKSSSSNNSIPPPNNSVPLSSNNSLESLPSMNKIRSRSRSSSNVSASSIPINLNANAPVINNISDILEDSFHETNSENSENSIKRADKELKKINLKRIRFAVDKFGMDPPQQIPCRKPKVGDVLIPSDLLTPTPSINVGITGTKNNGATANVALTKDSKEYKRMMDDYNKLLKEADRHQEEAHFAAQRIADEVSNYTISATVDEGSANTKRRDNSATTAVPEAQFNHSNLENIEIDKPIHLHHSFNNDEGQDAHELEVLTLDQIYTRCCHLREILPIATTLKQLKKKQAPLHVLKFLNPRPTLIDILSFCDFISIVPIHNIVFDNVSLTPEMFQILLSSLANSTHLEKLSIRNVVIDPDMGWKQLCKFLLVNKSLVKLDISQTKIRTDLDPKFYRANMDWDLFCGCVLARSLSFDELLINGVNFNARLKKDGLTVFNNILNCFGATSPGNNQNKSKKKIGLAQTNLSIQQLDILIPWASQCSISGVDISYNTLNNSMVKTISSNLLSHSFEGLNYITLNSTGLSSGKAAALLLKTFSKLPKIYFLDLSNNSQIFPEVLPYLDKYLPRFPCLKRLHLDNNDFDFKTLSFVCNVLVKCDNLLHISIVDQPLPSLINFIGGIAVIYDMVKSSKKLINLDINYDALPDEISSRIALFLLKNTRKSMDTNSTATSISDDNANPLDNQDELLFNGQLITETAESIFESINQNNANAVGNGVSTNKDSSKTDAGSKVGRSATTDDSTKKYLLRKYYDKICQELDSVQKTIDALFEKRMTQELPMKEKENLLRLIFLERTLHKIIDILTTSPEFSGLKLPPVDSHTSYSFASDSPNNNNNTYGNINSNANNTFNGADHTSTNVSDERSGSTLSSNSDFDNVGNYGNSFGLPKRGATTDVNSNDESLTVSTDSNDTNANGSKNVTTRPHLITTESGRTVDIYTGRPVLVRHSSDSSSINKKLEQEEGEFHKWGVFVQQQNSIYPEYVTSSTLRARSESPSSRFPPGITPPSVDRNNRQSRNADRSTTAVDVGKTKQPSLKLNTSNTSKSNSGATSASSTTSTTSSFGVLSPATPASGNRIIDKIPSGNELREALIKAKGINSIQDLITKVNSNRVNLDSIYGVHYDLSNKNMNPDAGKVEQSSKASVNVISSNDKNIKTNSPSVPSTNPKLSSSSSSLSPVAKSGSSRTDISSSDSNVSVMSNSMVSGAAATDNPFKGMGHTNIDPNINNKTIAADDKNNSNSIPVRDLSDKEVAAAYNKLLNNLSIERVSK; translated from the coding sequence ATGAGTACCTCATATTTAGATTTTGATGTAGACGTGGATTGGTTATACAAAggtagtaaaaaaaataaaaataagccACAGACAGCATTAGCAGTATCGCAAAAGGATGGCACCGCCAGTAAGAGCACTGTTATTACAGATGGTACAGATCTACCGAGTGTAAATAGCACcagaaataatagtagaaaaaatagcaaTGATTCCTTACCTAGTAATACTCAATTGAAAAGTTCCAAATCGCATGAGATCCTAAATACTGAAGGTATTAATTTGAATAAATTATCTAGGACATTAAGTAACAGTAGTGCTAATGCTAGAGGCACTTTTAGTGCTAATACTACCAAAAGAAATAGATCAAAGTCATTTTCTTTAGGTGTAGCAAAAAGAGAGCAACAAAAACAGTATGCACCAGTTTCAGCGGCAACCTCACTAATTAGCAATgtaaaacttaaaaaaaccGCTTCTACTAATGCCAAACAAACAACACAACCTGTAACGAAGAAATCATTCTTTAGTTCATTATTTGGTAAATCCTCAAGTAGCAACAACTCTATACCACCACCTAACAATTCAGTACCCTTATCTAGCAATAACTCTTTAGAAAGTCTACCATCAATGAATAAGATCAGGAGCAGATCTAGATCATCTTCCAATGTTTCCGCGTCTTCTATcccaataaatttaaatgctAATGCTcctgttattaataatatctccGATATTTTAGAGGATTCCTTTCATGAAACTAATTCAGAAAATTCAGAAAATAGTATAAAAAGAGCCGACAAagagttgaaaaaaattaatttgaaGAGAATAAGATTTGCAGTAGATAAATTTGGAATGGATCCACCTCAACAAATTCCATGTAGAAAACCTAAAGTTGGAGATGTACTTATACCTAGTGACTTATTAACCCCCACACCCAGCATCAATGTAGGTATAACGGGcaccaaaaataatggaGCTACTGCAAATGTTGCTTTGACTAAAGATTCGAAGGAATATAAAAGAATGATGgatgattataataaattgttgAAGGAAGCTGACAGACATCAGGAAGAAGCACACTTTGCTGCCCAACGAATAGCTGATGAAGTTTCAAATTATACTATTTCTGCCACAGTAGATGAAGGTAGTGCTAATACTAAAAGAAGGGACAATTCAGCTACAACTGCTGTCCCAGAAGCACAGTTCAATCATTCTAATTTAGAGAATATAGAAATTGATAAACCTATTCATTTGCATCAcagttttaataatgatgaaggCCAAGATGCGCATGAGTTGGAAGTCCTGACTTTGGATCAAATCTATACAAGATGTTGTCACTTAAGGGAAATTTTGCCCATTGCCACCACTCTaaaacaattgaaaaaaaaacaagccCCATTacatgttttaaaatttttaaatccgAGACCCACTTTGATTGATATCTTATCATTTTGTGATTTCATTTCAATTGTGCCGATAcataatattgtttttgataatGTTAGTTTGACTCCAGAGATGTTTCAAATTTTGCTTTCTAGCCTGGCAAACTCCACTCATCTGGAAAAGCTATCTATTAGAAACGTAGTTATTGATCCTGATATGGGTTGGAAACAATTATGTAAGTTTTTACTGGTCAACAAGTCATTGGTTAAGTTGGATATTTCGCAAACTAAAATAAGAACGGATTTAGATCCTAAATTTTATCGTGCTAATATGGACTGGGATTTATTTTGCGGTTGTGTCTTGGCTAGAAGTTTGTCGTTTGATGAATTATTAATCAATGGTGTCAATTTTAATGCCAGGTTGAAAAAAGATGGCTTGACtgttttcaataatatattGAATTGTTTTGGTGCCACCAGTCCTGGCAACAACCAAAATAAGagcaagaaaaagattGGTCTTGCGCAAACCAATTTGAGTATTCAGCAATTAGACATTTTAATCCCTTGGGCTAGTCAATGCAGTATTTCGGGGGTTGATATATCCTATAATACCTTGAATAATTCAATGGTTAAAACTATATCTTCTAATCTATTAAGTCACTCATTTGAAGgattaaattatattacaTTAAATTCTACTGGTTTATCTTCAGGGAAAGCAGCtgcattgttattaaaaactttttctaaGTTGCCGAAGATCtattttttagatttatcCAATAACTCGCAAATTTTTCCGGAAGTTTTGCCATATTTAGATAAATATCTACCACGGTTCCCCTGCTTGAAAAGGCTTCATTTGGACAACAAcgattttgattttaagaCTTTATCATTTGTTTGCAACGTTTTAGTTAAATGTGATAATCTATTACATATTTCAATTGTAGATCAACCTCTTCCCTCCttgattaattttattggtGGTATCGCTGTGATTTATGATATGGTTAAAAGTTCTAAAAAGTTAATTAATTTGGACATTAATTATGACGCATTGCCTGACGAGATATCATCACGTATAGccctatttttattaaaaaacacAAGGAAGAGTATGGATACAAATAGTACTGCTACTAGTATCAGTGATGATAACGCTAATCCTTTGGATAATCAAGATGAATTACTATTTAATGGGCAGTTGATAACAGAGACCGCAGAATCTATTTTTGAATCaattaatcaaaataatgcCAATGCTGTTGGTAATGGCGTGTCAACTAATAAAGATAGCAGTAAGACTGATGCTGGCTCGAAGGTTGGTAGGTCTGCAACGACAGACGATTCtaccaaaaaatatttacttaGAAAATACTATGATAAGATTTGTCAAGAGCTAGATAGCGTtcaaaaaacaattgaTGCTctctttgaaaaaagaatgacTCAAGAATTGCCaatgaaagaaaaggaGAATTTATTaagattaatttttttagaaagGACATTACATAAAATCATTGATATTTTGACGACTTCTCCTGAATTTAGCGGATTGAAATTACCACCAGTGGACTCGCATACTTCTTATTCTTTTGCTAGTGATTCgcctaataataacaataatacttATGGAAATATTAATTCCAATGCCAATAACACGTTTAACGGTGCTGACCACACCTCAACCAATGTTTCGGATGAAAGAAGTGGATCTACTTTATCTTCCAATAGTGATTTTGATAATGTTGGTAACTATGGTAATAGCTTTGGTTTACCTAAAAGGGGAGCTACTACGGATGTCAATAGTAACGACGAATCTTTGACTGTTTCAACTGATAGTAATGATACTAATGCCAATGGTAGCAAAAATGTTACCACTAGACCACACCTAATTACTACAGAATCAGGTAGAACAGTGGATATTTATACAGGTAGACCCGTTTTGGTTAGACACTCTTCAGATTCTTCAtcaataaacaaaaaattggaacAAGAGGAAGGTGAGTTTCACAAATGGGGTGTATTTGTTCAGCAGCAAAATTCTATTTATCCAGAGTATGTAACATCGTCCACCTTAAGAGCAAGATCTGAGTCTCCTTCTTCTAGATTTCCACCGGGTATAACGCCTCCTAGTGTTGATAGGAATAATCGACAAAGCCGGAATGCTGATAGGTCCACCACTGCAGTTGATGTAGGCAAAACTAAACAGCCATCATTGAAGTTAAACACTAGCAATACTAGTAAGAGTAATAGTGGTGCTACTTCTGCTAGCAGTACAACCAGCACTACTTCGTCATTTGGAGTATTAAGCCCCGCAACTCCAGCCTCAGGTAATAGAATTATTGACAAGATTCCAAGTGGAAATGAACTAAGAGAAGCATTGATCAAAGCCAAGGGAATTAATTCCATCCAAGATTTGATTACTAAAGTAAATTCCAATAGGGTCAACTTGGATAGTATTTATGGTGTGCATTATGATTTAtctaacaaaaatatgaacCCTGATGCTGGAAAAGTAGAACAAAGTTCTAAAGCTTCTGTTAATGTTATAAGCAgcaatgataaaaatatcaaaacgAATTCACCTTCTGTACCATCAACTAACCCCAAACTttcatcatcgtcatcatcattgtCACCTGTTGCTAAAAGCGGTAGTTCCAGGACCGACATAAGTAGTAGTGATAGTAATGTTTCCGTTATGAGCAATAGCATGGTTTCTGGTGCTGCTGCCACAGATAATCCTTTTAAGGGCATGGGCCACACTAATATTGATCCGaacattaataacaaaactaTTGCTGCTGATGATAagaataatagtaatagtataCCTGTTCGAGATTTAAGTGATAAGGAGGTTGCTGCCGcttataataaattgttaaaCAACTTGAGTATTGAGAGGGTTAGTAAATAG
- the ISU2 gene encoding putative iron-binding protein ISU2 (similar to Saccharomyces cerevisiae YOR226C | ISU2 | IscU homolog (paralog of YPL135W | ISU1)) has product MFTRITAARTARTSFNSKQFLSIPKQLNNSTTITPIRFPSLPLIANRSYHPKVIDHYTNPRNVGSLDKNLPTVGTGLVGAPACGDVMKLQIKVNDKTGIIEDVKFKTFGCGSAIASSSYVTELVRGKSLEDASKIRNTEIAKELSLPPVKLHCSMLAEDAIKAAIKDYKSKRKVTTSLSGSNNGNAVNAARA; this is encoded by the coding sequence atgtttacaAGAATTACTGCCGCTAGAACCGCTAGAACTTCCTTTAACTccaaacaatttttatcCATACCAAAACAACTAAATAATTCCACTACTATCACTCCGATTAGGTTTCCCTCTCTTCCACTCATAGCAAATAGATCGTATCACCCTAAGGTTATTGACCATTACACTAATCCACGTAATGTAGGTTCCTTGGATAAAAATCTACCAACTGTGGGAACAGGATTAGTTGGTGCACCAGCTTGTGGTGATGTGATGAAATTGCAAATTAAAGTTAATGATAAAACGGGTATTATTGAAGATGTTAAGTTTAAAACGTTTGGCTGTGGTTCAGCCATTGCATCCTCTTCATATGTTACTGAATTAGTTAGAGGCAAGAGCTTAGAAGATGCTTCTAAGATTAGGAACACTGAAATTGCTAAAGAATTAAGTTTGCCACCTGTTAAACTACATTGTAGTATGTTAGCCGAAGATGCAATCAAGGCTGCCATTAAGGATTATAAGTCTAAGAGAAAGGTTACTACTAGTTTGagtggtagtaataatggCAATGCCGTTAACGCTGCTAGGGCTTAA
- the RPB8 gene encoding DNA-directed RNA polymerase core subunit RPB8 (similar to Saccharomyces cerevisiae YOR224C | RPB8 | RNA Polymerase B): MSILFDGIFQVEDVDPGRYRNISRIEATSSDCKLTLDINTELFPVKKNATLTIALASSLETENNSTNNFSSNTNSWRPPLPGTKSLADDYDYVMHGTAYKFDEINNSDNIAVYYSFGGLLLRLEGNYRNLNNLKQENTYILIRR; this comes from the coding sequence ATGTCTATATTATTTGATGGTATATTTCAAGTTGAGGATGTTGATCCAGGTAGATACAGAAATATTTCTAGAATCGAGGCCACTTCGTCAGATTGTAAATTGACTTTAGATATCAACACAGAATTATTCCcagtaaagaaaaatgctACATTAACTATTGCTCTAGCATCTTCTTTGGaaactgaaaataatagcaccaataatttttcttcaaatacCAATAGTTGGAGACCACCTCTACCTGGTACCAAAAGCTTAGCCGATGACTACGACTATGTTATGCACGGCACCGCTTATAAATTTGatgaaattaataacaGCGATAACATTGCTGTTTATTACTCTTTTGGTGGACTATTGTTGAGATTGGAAGGTAATTATCGTAACTTGAACAATTTGAAGCAAGAAAATACCTATATTTTAATTCGTcgttaa